The Sphingobacteriales bacterium nucleotide sequence TTCCTGTAAATAAATTTACTTTACTAAAATCGATATCTACAACGTGTGTACACACCATATCCAAAAAGTGTCTATCGTGCGAAACAACAATAACTGTGTTTTTGAAATCTGCTAAGAAATCTTCTAACCATGTTATGGTTTTTAAATCTAAATCATTGGTAGGCTCATCTAATATTAGAATGTCTGGATTTCCGAATAATGCTTGTGCTAATAATACTTTTATTTTTTGATTAGAAGGCAAGTCTTTCATTTGTTTGTAATGATTGTCTTCTGTGACACCAAGATTACTTAATAGTTCTGCTGCATCACTTTCTGCATTCCAACCATCCATTTCAGCAAATTCTGCTTCTAATTCACCTGCTTTAATACCATCTTCATCTGTAAAATCTGCTTTTGCATAGATAGCATCTTTTTCTTTCATGATATCATAGAGTTTTTTATTTCCCATGATTACAATATCAATAACTTGGTATTCATCAAACTCAAAGTGATTTTGCTTTAACACAGACATTCTCTCGCCTGGTGATATTTCAATTCTGCCTGTTGTTGGGTCGATTTCTCCTGCTAAGATTTTTAGAAAAGTAGATTTGCCTGCACCATTTGCACCAATTACACCGTAGCAATTGCCATGAGTAAATTTGATATTCACTTCATCGAATAAAACTCTTTTTCCAAATTGTAAAGATAGATTTTGTACTGCTATCATATTAAAGTATTAAATAATAATAAATAATTTATATTAGAAATAAATACATTCTAAGTATTTGCAAAGATACCAAAATTATAAGGTAGATAAGAAATTATTAGATAAAATAATTATGAACGATATTTTTTATAGTAGAAAGTAGTAAGGAATAAGTAGTAAGACTTTAATGTTGTATTTTAATACTAAAATTACATTGCTTTATTTGCAATTGTATCGTAGTTTTCTACAAATTCTTTGTACACAGCCTCAATTCCTTCTCTAAGATTTATTTTGTGTTTCCATCCTAGGTTATGTATTTTACTTACATCTGTTAGTTTTCTTGGTGTGCCATCTGGTTTTGTAGTATCATGTACAATATTGCCTTCATACCCAATAACTTCTTTAACTAATAATGCTAAGTCTTTGATTGTAATTTCAACACCAGAACCACAGTTCACAAATTCTTCTCCATCATAGTTTTGCATTAAGAAATATAAAGCATCAGCTAAATCATCTGCATGTAAAAATTCTCTGTATGGTGAACCTGTTCCCCACATGACAACTTCTGGACTGCCATTTACTTTTGCTTCATGGAATTTTCTAATTAATGCTGGCAAAACGTGAGAATTATTCAAATCATAATTATCATTTGGACCATACATATTTGTTGGCATGGCTGAAATGAAATTGCAACCATATTGCCTTTTGTAGCTTTCACATAGTTTTATTCCAGCTATTTTAGCAATTGCATATGGTTCATTTGTTTCTTCCAAAAATCCACTTAATAAATATTCTTCTTTTAATGGTTGTGGTGCCATTTTTGGATAAATACATGTACTTCCTAGAAATAATAACTTTTTTACTTGATTGGCATATGCTGCATGTATTGTATTGCATTCTATCATCAAATTTTGATATAGAAAATCAGCTCTAAAGATATTATTAGCTTGTATACCACCAACTTTTGCAGCAGCTATAAATACATACTCTGGTTTATTTGCTTCAAACCATTGATTTGTAGATTCTTGTGATGTTAAATCTAAATCTTTAGATGAAGCTGTTAAAATATTATTATAACCTTCATTTTTTAATTTCCTTACAATTGCAGAACCGACCATTCCTCTGTGTCCAGCAACGTAAATTTTTGAGTCTTTATTCATTATTATCTCTCAGCTAATTGTATATTATTCGTGATAATTAAAGATTTTATGTCCACCTTCTATCAAATATCTATCTCTTTCAAATAATTTGATGTCAGCAGTCATCATGTCTTTTACAAGTGATGCTAAATCATGTTTTGGTTCCCAACCTAATTTTGTTTTTGATTTTGTTGGATCACCAATTAATAAATCTACTTCGGTTGGTCTGAAATATACTGGATCTACAGCAACAACTTCTTTTCCAACTTCAACCTGATATTCAGGATTTGAACATGCAACTATGTAGCCTTTTTCATCAATTCCAGTTCCTTTAAAACCAACTTCAATTCCTAATTCTGCAAATGCCATGCGAACAAATTCTCTAACTTCTGTTGTTTTTCCTGTTGCTATAACATAATCATCTGGTTCAGTTTGTTGAAGTATTAGATACATTGCTTCAACATAGTCTTTTGCATGTCCCCAGTCTCTTTTTGCATTTAGGTTGCCTAAGAATAATTTATCTTGAAGTCCAAGTGCAATTCTTGAAACTGCTCTAGTGATTTTTCTTGTTACAAATGTTTCGCCACGCAATGGTGATTCATGATTGAATAAAATACCATTACATGCATAAATTCCATAAGCTTCTCTATAGTTCACTGTAATCCAATAGGCATACATTTTTGCAACTGCATATGGTGAACGTGGATAAAATGGTGTTTTTTCTGATTGTGGAATTTCTTGAACTTTTCCATACAACTCTGATGTTGATGCTTGATAAAGTTTTGTTTTATTAACTAAACCTAATAGTCTAATGGCTTCTAAAAGTCTTAATGAGCCAATTCCATCTACGTTTGCTGTGTATTCAGGTGTATCGAAAGATACTTTTACATGTGACATTGCACCAAGATTATAGATTTCATCTGGTTGTATATCTTGAATAATTCTAATTAAATTGGTAGAATCAGATAAATCACCAAAATGAAGTTTAAATCTTACATTATCAATATATGGATCTTGATATAAATGGTCTATTCTATCTGTATTGAATAATGATGTTCTACGTTTAATTCCATGTACTTCGTATCCTTTGCTTAATAAAAGTTCAGCTAAATACGCACCGTCTTGACCAGTAATTCCCGTAATAATTGCTTTTTTCATAAATAGATAATATATTGTTAGCGAAAATACATATTTTTTTTAATTTTTTTATCTTTTGAAATGAAAATACGATTGGCAATTTTTCTGAGTGGTTCTGGCTCTAATGCAAGAAATATCTGTGATTATTTTAGTAATAATGAACAAATTGAAGTGTCATTATTATTGAGCAATAAGAAAGAATCTGGTACGAAAAATATTGCTGAAGAAAATAATTTACATTATATTATTTTTGACAAACAATTGTTTTATAACTCATTAGAAATGCAAGATATTTTAAATGCGCACAAAATCGATTTTATCATATTAGCTGGTTTTCTGTGGTTGTTCCCAAATTATTTACTTCAAAGTTTTAAAGACAGAGTAATAAATATACATCCTGCATTGCTGCCAAAATATGGTGGAAAAGGCATGCATGGTATGCATGTACATCAAGCAGTATTTGAAAATCATGAAAAAGAGAGCGGCATTACTATACATTTGTGTAATGAAAAATATGATGATGGTAAGATATTATTTCAAGCAAGTGTGACATTGACAGACAATGATACACCAACTACAATTAGTCAAAAGGTATTAAAGCTGGAACATCAGTTTTTCCCAAAAGTGATTGAAATATATATTCTTGAGTATAAGAAATAATTAAATCAAATAGAAATATTGAAATTTATTTGTAGTCTAAAATATAATAAGACTATATTTGTTAATATAAAAATGCCAGTGAAATGGAATATAACGAACAAACAACTAAGAATCTGACTGAATTATACCAAAAGGTATTATCAAATTTAGGAGAAGATGTGAATAGGGAAGGTCTTTTGAAAACACCAGAAAGAGTTGCGAAAGCAATGCAATATATAACTCAAGGATATTCTTTAGATCCAAAACAGATTGTCCTTTCAGCAATATTTAATGAAGATCATAATGAGATGGTTATTGTAAAAGATATAGAATTATTTTCATTATGTGAGCATCATATGTTGCCATTTTTTGGTAAAGCACATGTTGCCTATATTCCAAATGGAAAAATAACTGGTCTTAGTAAAATTGCTAGAGTTGTAGATGCATTTTCTAGAAGATTACAAGTGCAAGAAAGACTTACAGTTCAGATTAGAGATTGTTTAAATGATGCGCTTGCACCACATGGTGTTGCTGTTGTAATAGAAGCAAAACATATGTGTATGATGATGCGTGGTGTCGAAAAGCAAAACTCAATTACAACAACATCATCTTTTACTGGCGAATTTGAAAAAGTGGCTACTAGAGCAGAATTCTTGAAATTAATTTCTCCAAACTTAATGTAAAAATATGCTTGACAAAATAGATTTAACTACACCAGCTATTTTGTTTTCTACTATATCATTGATACATGTAGCATATACCAATAGATTTGTTGCCATATCAAACTTAATAAGAAGCCTAAAACAAAGATATGCTGATACACATGACGCCTACATCGTAGAGCAAATCAATAATTTAAGAAAGAGATTATACTTAATAAGAAATATGCAATTTTATGGTATTGTTTCTTTGCTGTCATGCATTGCATCTATTTCAACAATTTTCTTTGAAAAAAACTACGCAGCTATTATCTTTTTTGCAATTGCATTAATAGCATTACTAATTTCTATCATTCAAGCAGCAAAAGAAATTTGGATTTCTGTAGAAGCCCTAAATATTGAACTCAATAGTATTGAAGAACTAAGAAGT carries:
- a CDS encoding GDP-L-fucose synthase, producing the protein MNKDSKIYVAGHRGMVGSAIVRKLKNEGYNNILTASSKDLDLTSQESTNQWFEANKPEYVFIAAAKVGGIQANNIFRADFLYQNLMIECNTIHAAYANQVKKLLFLGSTCIYPKMAPQPLKEEYLLSGFLEETNEPYAIAKIAGIKLCESYKRQYGCNFISAMPTNMYGPNDNYDLNNSHVLPALIRKFHEAKVNGSPEVVMWGTGSPYREFLHADDLADALYFLMQNYDGEEFVNCGSGVEITIKDLALLVKEVIGYEGNIVHDTTKPDGTPRKLTDVSKIHNLGWKHKINLREGIEAVYKEFVENYDTIANKAM
- the gmd gene encoding GDP-mannose 4,6-dehydratase produces the protein MKKAIITGITGQDGAYLAELLLSKGYEVHGIKRRTSLFNTDRIDHLYQDPYIDNVRFKLHFGDLSDSTNLIRIIQDIQPDEIYNLGAMSHVKVSFDTPEYTANVDGIGSLRLLEAIRLLGLVNKTKLYQASTSELYGKVQEIPQSEKTPFYPRSPYAVAKMYAYWITVNYREAYGIYACNGILFNHESPLRGETFVTRKITRAVSRIALGLQDKLFLGNLNAKRDWGHAKDYVEAMYLILQQTEPDDYVIATGKTTEVREFVRMAFAELGIEVGFKGTGIDEKGYIVACSNPEYQVEVGKEVVAVDPVYFRPTEVDLLIGDPTKSKTKLGWEPKHDLASLVKDMMTADIKLFERDRYLIEGGHKIFNYHE
- a CDS encoding phosphoribosylglycinamide formyltransferase — its product is MKIRLAIFLSGSGSNARNICDYFSNNEQIEVSLLLSNKKESGTKNIAEENNLHYIIFDKQLFYNSLEMQDILNAHKIDFIILAGFLWLFPNYLLQSFKDRVINIHPALLPKYGGKGMHGMHVHQAVFENHEKESGITIHLCNEKYDDGKILFQASVTLTDNDTPTTISQKVLKLEHQFFPKVIEIYILEYKK
- the folE gene encoding GTP cyclohydrolase I FolE gives rise to the protein MEYNEQTTKNLTELYQKVLSNLGEDVNREGLLKTPERVAKAMQYITQGYSLDPKQIVLSAIFNEDHNEMVIVKDIELFSLCEHHMLPFFGKAHVAYIPNGKITGLSKIARVVDAFSRRLQVQERLTVQIRDCLNDALAPHGVAVVIEAKHMCMMMRGVEKQNSITTTSSFTGEFEKVATRAEFLKLISPNLM
- a CDS encoding DUF2721 domain-containing protein; translated protein: MLDKIDLTTPAILFSTISLIHVAYTNRFVAISNLIRSLKQRYADTHDAYIVEQINNLRKRLYLIRNMQFYGIVSLLSCIASISTIFFEKNYAAIIFFAIALIALLISIIQAAKEIWISVEALNIELNSIEELRSNLTEVDDELNISQNIKKIGHVTKNILRKDSEHKD